The sequence aactttaatattaatttatttcaattaatGAAATGTTGAGATTTGTCCCAATGAATAAAGTTATTGGTCAAACGACcgaattattttatttttattattattttaaattgatgAGTTAGAGACAAGTGGCAGGGTGGTGAGAATttggaaaattttattttaaaaaagtctTAAGATTTCAAGAACATAGcttattacaattttttttttttagtatgttttttattttgtgtttttgtATTAATGGTAATTACAAAGATTGTAAGATGATAATAGTATATTAATTATGAAATAGAGTATTTATGGTAACATTGTTCATCTTTAAATTAGTTGAAAGGAAAAAGAGCACATATAAGATTTGTTTGATCTTAAACTCAAAAACATATAGAATGAATTGGTTTGATCCTAATATACTAAAAAACATAAATACCTAAATTATACTTTATTTACGTTTATTACAAAtacctaaatatatatattgggGATTCCGACATGTTTCTTACTTGGACGCCACTCTTTTTAATTGCTTTCAAGAAAACACTTTTCCCATCCTCCAATTTaatcataatcaaaataaaaattctttttttttttttcatttttattatgataccttcgtaattatttttttaaaaacgatttttctttctttaaactTCATTTGGCACCGCCATGTCCGTCGTTCCACGGCGGCGATCCACCTCCACCAGAATCCACATCCTCGCCCTCGACGGCATCGTCAACGTCAACTCCCTCTTCACTTTCGCCGTCTTCCTCGGCGTCGCCTGGTACCCCACCGCCAACCCCGCCGCCAACCTCCTCCCCGACGACGACGACGGCCCCTGCGCCGCTGCCGATTCTGTCGCCCAAAACCTCATAGCCTGCCATGTTTACTCTTTCAGCTGCTTCTTGTTCTCCAGCCTAATCGCGTCGGCGCTGAAGCAAGCAATCAGAATCATCGTCGGCGGTGATGGTGGGCAGGGTGAGACCCACGCAACGGTGCTACGTGTGGGGATGGTGGCGTCTGCGGTTGGGTCGGTTCTCGGGTGTGGGTTTTTGGTGGCGGCGTTGCTGAATTTGGTTCAGATAAAATTGGGGATTTTCGGTTGCCGGCGGTGGGAGACGGTGGCGGCCGCCGTGCCGTTGGTGAGTTTGGTTCCTTCGGCGCTTTTCATTTACATCGCGCTTGTTATTCACGCCTTCACGCGCTAGCATTttacaattttcatttttttacatCAATAtttacttcttcttttttcttaataataatttagttaAATGCTTCATTGTGGTTATAAGAATATGTGTgtgtttctatatatatatatatatatatatataaactcacATGAGCTTTTAAGTTGTAAATTCATTTGTAAAAATGTGATAGCTTTACAATTTTATGCAAGTTTTGAGGTAAACTCAAATATGTTCAAATGTAATCTCAATTTGAAGGTACAAAACACCACGATTTAACTGTTTAAGATTTGTTCTATTACACAGTTGTGTGTTGAGGTTGTTATCTGTTCGTGTATTGGTGTGATCAAAAccataaatttaaaagaaacatCGAGATATGTTTGATTAATTAAGTAGATATGTATTAAGAAAAGAGAACCATCCTTTGCCCTTTATAAACTCTAAGTTTGTCTTTcactttatttatatatatatggacAGGATTCATGGTTTAATTATAACCATTTGAATTAAGGAGTTCTTCAGGCATGGACTTAATTAATTTGCAATTATCATTATATATGTGGAGTTCTTTAGAAGGATTATTTATGAGAAACTTTTCACCATAGACAGCAAAATATAAGAAACAGCaaagcttttctttttcttttttaatagcAGAGAAATCAGAGAAAAGAAAATACAGAAGACTACACACCTTTTTCAAATGTAAGTAAAAACCAAACAAGAAATTTGAAATAGTATACACCATATGTAATGTAAAACAAAAATCCAACTTCAAAGCTTTATCTGTGCTCTGCTGCTTTTATGAATTCCtgcattgaaagaaaataaGCCATTTCAAGGATACCACAAATACAAAATGTGTTGAATAGAAACGTATGCGATAGGGGAACAGAGTAAAACGACCAAACCAACCACAAAAACAAAATGTGTTGAATAACACAACCTGTCCCGACTGCCCACACAGCTTGCTTCACCCTCGGACCATCGCATAGCATAATTAAAGACTTTTAACGAGCCACGGTAGCCTAACTCAAACCAACAAAGGGCCCAACCCATGATTGAATTcgagggttttttttttatttgtgaaaaTAACCACTATATTggagaagaaatgaaagaatacgaGGATATGCAAAAAAAACCAAGCTCACAAAAAAGGGAGGGACCTCTCGATCTCTTTACAAGAGAGGTCCAACTATACGAAATCGTACCTATAGAATAACTACAAAAGAAAACTTTGACATCAAAAGCTCATCGGAAAACATGAAGGCAAACAAGGCACCATAACTCCCTAGAATCCCTCCTCTCAATAGTCAATGCCCCTAAAAATCCAATTGTTCAAGATTAAAGCTAAATAAGGAGTGTGTTCAATGTATTGTAGCCACCTACCTAGGATCTAATAACAAGTTTCTTTGACGCTCAAATGTTGTAGAATCGGGAGGTTTGTCCCGTGAGATTAAACAAAGTGTGCGCAAGCTAGTCCAAACATTcacaaatttcaaacaaaaataaaacttCCTAAGCTAAAAGAGAAAATTTTACTGCCACCTAAGCTTTTTTCTTACATCTGTTGAACATTTTGGAAGTAATAAGAAATGATATGATATACTTTTAGTCATGTCTCGAAAAGTTGAAAAACAGGAAAAGAATTCTACCTTTTTCCCTGAGATCTATATATAATTGTAGAAACATTTCTTAAAACATAAGAATTGAATCATCTTTCATTCCTTTTTCCTTATACCACGAAGAGTTCGGTCTCTCTCATATAAATGTGTTCAAATGCTTTGCAGCCATCCTTTAAAGTAAAAGATTCTATTGGTCAATCCTATTAAACCAAACACTAAAGAATATATGGGTGGAAAGTGATTGATTTTCCTTTTCCCCACAAAGCCAAGAGATTGGTAGTGGGAGTAGGAGGAATGGGCAAAATTCAACGAATCTCTTGGATATTGGGGCAAACAAAGAGTCTttgtatttatcttttttttttttcctcttctcaAGTTCAACTATTGCAGACTTGAAGGATCCATCCAACCATCAAGCAAGGATAGTCATTAATTCCGCATCCACTAAGATATACTCCGATAATCAAGAGTCTTGTAGTTATACGCCTTCCAATATCGACTCAAATCAAGGAAGAAAGTTTGAAGTACAGTTTTTTAAGAAATAGTTTTATAGTTTATGCAtttgttcataatttttgaCATACTAAGGAAAACCTTGTTTCAAGGAACATCATTAAATTTACATATATCTAAAACATCAAAAATAAGAAACAACTTTACCAAACAATTCCTATACCTTCGCACAACAGTGACATAGAAAAGTCATATGggatttaataaataatatcaTAGATTAGATGACAATTTGACTAAATGTTTGAAATTTCCTATTTATTTGGTATATTAGTGGGCCTACAGGAAGCAGCTTTTAAGCTTTCACATTATATCAAGTGGGTGAAAACTGAAAATACATGGGCGATGGAAGTTTAACAACGTTGGTCCCAGTTGAATTCTCTATGCTTAAAATAACTCTTATGCTCCCAGCTCATGGAATCAACTTCTAACTAAGAAAGGCAAGTCCAGTTCTTGATGGACCTTATTCTAATGAATCAAGCTCAGTTAGATATTTCACTTTCAAACAACCAATGTCACTGATTGTGGATTCTAGTATTTCGAGGACATTCAATCACGGGGTGTACGTAAAGGCAGCATCATTGCATGAACCTCTCAAATTCAATCTGAGTTATCGTAACTAACAAAAAGACTTTGAAATATACATTTATGTAGACAAAATGACATCATAAGATAAGTAATCAACGACATCTGACATACCTTAGAAAATAGGTGGGAATTCATGTGCCACCAAGGCAAGGTAGACGTTCTAATAATAAAGAGAACCTACAAAAGAATTTGAAATCAGAGACTAAAACAGTTAAGTCAACAGATTCCTACAACTTCGTACATTACATTATTGGTACCTTGCCACCAATTTCCCCTAGAAGCAGGTTGAGAGTTGTTTCCGTTTGGATCATCTTGTTGACCCCCACTTTTCTTCATCTGGATCATCAATGAATTGGCAACACAGAAGAAGAACAATCAATTTGACTTTCAGTTTTGGATCTGCCTGATGAAATTAATTTGGATCATTGTTAAAGTATACTCACAGTGTGGGGTGGGGGTGGAAGTGGGGATGGTCCAGCTGATGGGGCCTGAGAATAACCATCTTGTCCTCCATAGTATAGAGATGAACTCAGATGACAAGGCTCCAAGCTCCCTCCTTCAAATTATCAGATTTAGTTTTTGTTAGGTATGACtatatttcttgtttcttgggAACATTCTAAAATTGAGGATCATACTCCTGTggtttttatttcctttttatgGTACCTTGCACTCTTTGCCCTTATCCCTTTTTAATTATTAGAAGTAGTTACAAATTATATTCTTCCAGTTTACAAATGGTTTTAAAAGATCTATTCCTGTCTGTGAATTTGGATATCGTACCCTTTTGTCCTTCAATTTTAACAGGATTGGTATATCAATTCACACACCTGAATTCCCTTGTCTGGTGTGATGTGGTTGATTTCCATTGGTCTGTTTTAGCCAATCCACAGAGCTAGAAGAATTCCTACCTGCTCcctgaaaattagaaaaataatagtGTTAGAAAATGATGCTTTGACAATGGCTCTATGCCACTTGGCACCTGAACCTCATCCAGGTCCATAAAGGAATAACATGTATAAATCTTATTCTAGTCTTCACATCGGTCTCTCTATGTAGTACGAACAtccaaatttatttttgaagTAAAAGTTCATTTTAGTTTGAAGTAAAAGTTCATTTTAGTCCTTAACAATAACTTTTCATATTACGTTTCAGTACAAATGCAGACTCAAATCCTGTGCCACATCAGTTAAGTTTGATACAAAACGTTGTGACGGATGCCCAAGGATCTCTGctaaatataattatatcaattgAAGAAGATTTGTAAAAGTTTAAGTATCAGAACGAAAGATTTGGAAATATAAGAATTGAAATGGAATAAATATACACGAGATTCCTGCAACAAAACTTgcaatagtagtcaaagtgggAATTCAGGACAAACATATATCATCATTGCTAATAAGCAAAAAATAGTAGGGGGGCCCTTAAGCAATGAACTTCAGAAAATGCTACATAAGTTTCAAAATCATTCTCTTAGCACTATGCAATGTAACTTCCAAAAACTCAGTACTTAACACCTTGATGTATGTTTTTTCTTCCAAGTCATGAGGAATTCTTCGACAAAATCTGAACATATTTGAAAAGGAGAGAGTTTTAAGTAAAACGGAGCAGTTCAAAAAGAGCAGCATTACCTTCTGTGGAGATGGAAAGATTGTTGCAAAGGCACCTGATGCGGAAGACAATGGCGCCTCCTTGACATCGAAAAGATCAGCAACGAAAGAGGAGGTTTGATACCCTTTAGACTTTCCCTCCATTTTCTCTCAATCTTTCCTTCTTACCAAACAAAATTACTCTCCTTTTCCACCACTCCCTATTGTGAGTAAGAAATGAAAGCAAGAAAATATGCTTGTAAAGATCTACTGAATCAAGTAATCTGCTATGAATGAGATATGT comes from Cucumis melo cultivar AY chromosome 12, USDA_Cmelo_AY_1.0, whole genome shotgun sequence and encodes:
- the LOC103497122 gene encoding uncharacterized protein LOC103497122, translating into MSVVPRRRSTSTRIHILALDGIVNVNSLFTFAVFLGVAWYPTANPAANLLPDDDDGPCAAADSVAQNLIACHVYSFSCFLFSSLIASALKQAIRIIVGGDGGQGETHATVLRVGMVASAVGSVLGCGFLVAALLNLVQIKLGIFGCRRWETVAAAVPLVSLVPSALFIYIALVIHAFTR
- the LOC103497123 gene encoding uncharacterized protein LOC103497123; translated protein: MEGKSKGYQTSSFVADLFDVKEAPLSSASGAFATIFPSPQKGAGRNSSSSVDWLKQTNGNQPHHTRQGNSGGSLEPCHLSSSLYYGGQDGYSQAPSAGPSPLPPPPHTMKKSGGQQDDPNGNNSQPASRGNWWQGSLYY